CCGGCGGCCCAGCGGCGCAGCGGCGCGTAGGAGACGAGGGCGATCCGCTCCCCCGGTTCACTGCGCCGCAGACAGCAGCGCAGCGGCGCGCCGCCTTCCTCGTCCGCGAAGGGAACCATCGGACGGTCCGCATCGTCAGCTGTGCGGAGATCCTTCAGGACCGCCGGGTCGATGGGACGTGCCGTGTACGTCGTCGCGTATGTCGTCATGTCCGTCGTCGCGTCCGTCGTGTGCGTCATGCATTCAGGCTCGCGCCCGCGCGTGCCGGGCACCGGCGGGAAACGGACATCGCATCCGTGCAGGTCCCATGGAAGGATGGCGCAACCGTCGCATAACGAGGAGATGACCGCGTGCCTGGCACAAACCTGACCCGCGAAGAGGCGCAGCAGCGCGCGAAGCTGCTCACCGTTGACTCGTACGAGATCGATCTCGACCTCTCGGGCGCGCAGGAGGGCGGCACCTACCGGTCCGTTACCACGGTGCGCTTCGACGTCGAGGAGAACGGCTCGGAGACCTTCATCGACCTGGTGGCTCCCGCCGTTCACGAGGTGACCCTGAACGGGGACCCCCTCGACCCGGCCGAGGTCTTCAAGGACTCGCGGATCGCGCTTCCCGGGCTCCTGGAGGGCCGCAACGTCCTGCGTGTCGTGGCCGACTGCGCGTACACCAACACCGGTGAGGGCCTGCACCGCTTCGTCGACCCCGTCGACCAGCAGGCCTACCTCTACACCCAGTTCGAGGTCCCGGACGCGCGCCGGGTGTTCGCGTCCTTCGAGCAGCCCGATCTGAAGGCCACCTTCCAGTTCACCGTGAAGGCGCCGACGGGCTGGACCGTGATCTCCAACTCCCCGACGCCCGAGCCCAAGGACGACACCTGGGTCTTCGAGCCGACGCCGCGGATCTCCACGTACATCACCGCGCTGATCGTCGGGCCGTACCACTCCGTGCACAGCGTGTACGAGAAGGACGGACAGAGCGTGCCGCTCGGCATCTACTGTCGGCCCTCGCTCGCCGAGTTCCTCGACTCGGACGCGATCTTCGAGGTCACCCGGCAGGGCTTCGAGTGGTTCCAGGAGAAGTTCGACTACGCGTACCCGTTCAAGAAGTACGACCAGCTCTTCGTGCCGGAGTTCAACGCCGGTGCGATGGAGAACGCGGGCGCGGTGACGATCCGCGACCAGTACGTGTTCCGGTCCAAGGTGACCGACGCCGCGTACGAGGTGCGGGCCGCCACGATCCTGCACGAGCTGGCCCACATGTGGTTCGGCGACCTGGTCACCATGGAGTGGTGGAACGACCTGTGGCTGAACGAGTCGTTCGCCACCTACGCCGAGGCGGCCTGCCAGGCCTATGCCCCCCAGTCGCGCTGGCCGCACTCCTGGACGACCTTCGCCAACTCCATGAAGACGTGGGCGTACCGGCAGGACCAGCTGCCCTCCACCCACCCGATCATGGCCGAGATCAACGACCTGGACGACGTCCTCGTCAACTTCGACGGCATCACCTACGCGAAGGGGGCGAGCGTCTTGAAGCAGCTCGTCGCCTACGTCGGCATGGACGAGTTCTTCAAGGGCGTGCAGGCGTACTTCAAGCGGCACGCCTACGGCAACACGCGCCTCAGCGATCTGCTGGGCGCCCTGGAGGAGACCTCCGGGCGTGACCTGAAGACCTGGTCGGAGAAGTGGCTCCAGACCGCCGGCATCAACATCCTGCGGCCGGAGCTCGAGACGGACGCGAACGGGGTCATCACCTCCTTCGCGATCCGTCAGGAGGCTCCGGCGCTCCCGGAGGGTGCCAAGGGTGAGCCGACCCTGCGCCCGCACCGCATCGCGATCGGCCTCTACAACCTCGACGACGACAGCGGCAGGCTGGTGCGCGACCAGCGCGTCGAGCTGGACGTCGACGGCGAGCTGACGGCCGTACCGGAGCTGGTCGGGAAGCGCCGCCCGGCGGTCTTCCTGCTCAACGACGACGACCTGTCGTACGCCAAGGTCCGCCTCGACGAGGACTCGCTCGCCTTCGTCACCGAGCACCTCGGCGACTTCGAGTCGTCCCTGCCCCGTGCCCTGTGCTGGGCCTCGGCCTGGGACATGACCCGCGACGGTGAGCTCGCCACCCGCGACTACCTGTCCCTGGTCCTGTCGGGCATCGGCAAGGAGTCCGACATCGGTGTCGTGCAGTCGCTGCAGCGCCAGGTGAAGCTGGCGATCGAGCTGTACGCCGACCCGATGGCCCGCGAGGCGCTGCTGACCCGCTGGACGGACGCGACGCTCGCGCACCTGCGCGCCGCCGAGCCCGGCAGCGACCACCAGCTCGCCTGGGCGCGTGCCTTCTCGGCGACCGCCCGTACGCCGGAGCAGCTGGACCTCCTGGAGGGCCTGTTGGAGGACCGGGAGAGCATCGAGGGCCTCGCCGTCGACACCGAGCTGCGCTGGGCGTTCGTCCAGCGTCTCGCGGCAGTCGGGCGCTACGACGAGGCGGAGATCGGCGCCGAGGCGGAGCGCGACAAGACGGCGGCCGGTGAGCGGCACGCCGAGACGGCCCGGGCCTCGCGTCCCACCGAGGAGGCGAAGGCGGAGGCCTGGGCCGCGGTGGTCGAGTCCGACAAGCTCCCGAACGCCGTGCAGGAAGCGGTGATCGGCGGCTTCGCGCAGACCGACCAGCGCGAACTGCTCGCCCCGTACACGGACAAGTACTTCTCCGTGGTGAAGGACATCTGGGACGCCCGTTCGCACGAGATCGCCCAGCAGATCGTGGTCGGTCTCTACCCGTCCGTCCAGGTCTCCGAGGAGACCCTCGCCAAGACGGACGCGTGGCTGGCCGCGGCCGAGCCCGCCCCGGCCCTGCGGCGCCTGATCTCGGAGTCCCGCTCCGGGGTCGAGCGCGCGCTGAAGGCCCAGGCGGCGGACGCGGCGGCGGCCTCCGCGTAGTCGGTCGTACGTGAGCGGGGGCTCCCGGCGTCGTGCCGGGAGCCCCCTTTCGCATGAGCGCCCGTGTGGGCGTGTGTGAGTGCGCGTGGGCGCGTGTGGGCCCCCGGGGTCACACCAGGGCGCGGGCGAGTGCGAGCATCGTGCGGATCTGGAGCTCGGTCTGGTCGGTCACGGGGACCCAGCGGGCGTCGAAGGTGCTCGCCAGCTCACGCGCCCAGGCCTCCACGAGGGCGTCCAGCGCGGGGGCGCCGCCCAGGGCCTGCCGCATCATGGCCGCCGCGCGCAGCGGGATGCGCCGGGCGGCGACGCCGAGCGAGACGGCGTTGCCCACGGTGGTGGCGAGTTCGGCGGAGTTCCAGGTGTCCACGACTCCGGGGCCGATGTCCATGAGCTCACGGGCGGCGGTGAAGTGGGCGATCTCCTCGGGGGTCTCAGGTGCCCTGGGCCCCAGCTCCCCGACCACCGCCTCCAGTTGTTTGGCCCGGCCGAGCAGGATCTCGCTCGCCTCCGCGATCTCGCGCCGGGGCTCGGCGACGGGCCGAGGATCGCTGACGCCGGCCACGCTCCAGAAGGGCGCCTCGACGACCGCCGACACGGTTCCGTGCCGCATCGCGTACAGCCAGGTCGCCTGTGAGGTGAAGCCGGACGGGTCCCGTTCCTCGGTGGGGCTGCTGTCCGGCAGGACGAGCACGCCCGGGCTCTCGGCCAGCCATCCCATGCCGTCGAACGGCCGGTGTTCCAGGGGAATGCCGAGGTCCGCCGCGATCCGACGGTAGGCGGCCGCCGCCCCCGGCACCGCGCGAGTCAACTGCAGAAAGGATCCGCCCACTTCGACGCCGTGGAGCGAGAACTGCACGACCGGGCGCAGTTCGTCGATGAGCCGCACCAGCGCCTCGGACTCCGGCATCACCGGACGCGGGTCACTCGTGACGGGCGGAAACTCGGGCTGCGCGGCGAAGGCGGGCCGGTAGAAGCGCCGGTAGTAGCCCCGGAGGGTCGGCGAGGCCTCGGCCGCCGCCCGACCCTCGCCGGGCCGCCCGGTCAGCCAGCGCCCGGCGAGGCTCGCGCCGTCGGGGTCGAGGCAGAGCAGGAAGTTCCAGGTGCAGCCGGACTCCTGCAGCAGCGCGGGCTCCCGCGCGAACCTCTCGGCCAGGGAGAGCGAGGTGACCCCGCCCACCGGTTCGTTGGCGTGCGCGCCGGCGACCGTGAGGATGTGCCGGGGGCCGTGTCCGGCCGACAGCAGCCACAGCGGTCGGCCGGCACGCGAGGTCCCGACGGCACGCAACCGCAGTGCGCCGGGCCGTGCCGCCACCGTCGCGCGAGCGCGTCGCAGCAGCTCACCGAGGGTGGGATACGGGGTTCCCCGCATGCCGGGCTCCGGTCAGGTGCCGTTCGCGTTGCTGTCCCCGGTGGTCTCCTTCTTGTCCAGCGGACGGATCACGATCTTGGCGGCCATGTGGCCCCCTCTCTGTGTGGGCTCTGCGGTGGCCGAGTTCCTGTCCGGCGAAACGGATCAGCCGCCGTTGCCTCCGCTGCTGTCGCCCGTGGTCTCCTTCTTGTCCAACGGGCGGATCACAATCTTGGTGGGCACCCCAACTCCTCTCGTCAGTAGGGACGTTGAGCGTTGCGGGCGCGATCGCCGACCGCGTCTTGTCAAGGCTCGACTCGGGGGACCAGAGTGTCAAGGCATGTACCTGTAACGGGAAGGGGTCCTGGTGACGGTGCCGGTCGACACGCTCCGCAGGCCCCGGATCAAGCCCGAGCACCGGCCGTACCGCACGATCGACGGCAACGTCCGCATCGGCAGCGTCATCCACGGCATCGGCGCCGAGATCGAGGACCCGCAGGGCTGGGTCTGGACGCTGGTCGAGACGATGGACGGAACGCGGGAGCCGTCGGCGGTGGTCGGCGAGGTGCTGAGGGCGCATCCCGAACTTCCCGACCTCACGCCCGAGGACGCTCGGCAGGCGATGGCGGACCTGCTCGACGCCGGCTTCGTGGAGGACGCGGCGGCGCCCGTGCCGGTGTCCGAGCGGGAACGGCTGCGCTACAGCCGGGGGGTGCCGCTGCTGCGCTGGATGGACCTCGGCCCCCGGACGAGTCCCTGGGACGCTCAGCTCCGGCTGCGCCGGGCCCGGGTGCTGCTGGTCGGCGTCGGCGGCACGGGCGGGTACGCGGCGCAGAGCCTGGTCGCCTCCGGGGTCGGCCGTCTGCACTGCGTGGACCCGGACGTGGTGGAGCTGTCCAACCTCAACCGCCAGCCCCTCTTCCGCGAGTCCGACCTCGGCCGCCCGAAGGTGACGGCCGCGCTCGCCACCCTGCGGGCGCTGAACTCGGACGTGACGGTGACCGGGGAACGCCGGGAGATACGACACCCGGCGGACCTGGCGAGGCTGATACGGACCGGGGCACCCGAAGCCCCGAGCGAACCGAAACAGGCCGGGACACCCGAAGTCCCGTACTCGTCGCGGAGCTCGTACGATCTTCTCGTCCTCGCCGCCGACCGTCCCGACGACATCCGCCGCTGGGCGAACCGTGTCTGTCTGGCCGCGGACCTGCCCTGGGTCGACGCCGGCTACCGCGGTCCGCTGGTGACGGCCGGGGTCCACGTACCCGGCCGGGGTGCCTGCTGGGAGTGTCTGCGGGCCGGTGAGGTGGCCCGCCGCGAGCTGCGCCTGGCGCCCGGCCAGGACGACGGGGTCGCCTCCCCGCACCTGCCGTGGAACCCCGCGACCGCGGTCACCGCGGGCCTGTCCGGCGGACTGCTCGCCCACGCGGCCCTGGCCCTGCTGACCGGCGTCCCGGCGCTCGACCCCGGCTTCCGTTTCGGGATGAACCTGATGCTGCCGGGTGACCCGGTGCTGCAGAGATTCCCCCGGCGGCCCGACTGCCCGGCGTGCGGCGACAGACCCGACGACGGAGCCGCCGGCGCGGGCGGAGCGACCGGCCCGGCCGGGGAGCGCGCGTGAACCACGTGCGCCTGCACGCCCTCGACTCCCGCCCCGACGGCGACGAGTGGATCGTCGGCCGGCTGGCGACGGGCCGGTTCGTCGCGCTGCCCGAGGTCGGCAAGCAGGCGCTGGACCTGCTCGGGCAGGGGCTGAGCACCACCGAGGTCGAGGAACGGCTGCGGGAGGCCACCGGCGACGACATCGACGTACCCGACTTCGTCGAGGCGCTGGTGGACCTCGGGTTCGTCGCCGAGGTGGACGGACGGGAAGTGGCCTCGCCGCCCCCGCCCAAGCCGACGCTCGCCCGGATCGGTCCCCGCCATGTGCGCTGGGTCCTCAGCCCGGCCCTGCCCGTCCTCATCGCCCTGCTGATCACCACCACCCTGCTCACCCGCCCACCCGTTCCCCTCGGCTACCGCACCCTCCTCTGGAGCCCGCACGGCAGCGCGGTGATCGCGCTCGGCGCGGGCTTCGGCTGGACGCTCCTGCTGCTCCACGAGTGCGCGCACCTGGTGACCGCCCGGGCGACCGGCGTGCCCGGCCGGATGCGCCTCGGCACGCGCCTGCAGTTCCTGGTCATGCAGACGGACATCAGTGGCATCGAACTCGCCCCGCGCCGCCACCGGTTGACCGCCTACCTCGCCGGGATCGCGACCAACCTCACCGTCGCCTCCCTGGCCGCCCTCGCCGCGGGCGCCACGCACGGCACCCCCCGCCGGATCCTGGCCGCCGTCGCCCTGCTCGCCCTGCTCCCCCTTCCCTTCCAGCTCATGGTCTTCATGCGTACGGACCTGTACTTCGTGCTCCAGGACGTGACGCGCTGCCGTGATCTGTACGGGGACGGGGTGGCGTACACGAAGTACGCGGCACGGCGGGCGCTGCGCCGTACCACCGCCCCGGACCCCAGCCTCGAACTCCCCGCTCACGAACGGCGGGCGGTGCGCGCGTACAGCGTGGTGCTCGTCGTCGGCACCACGCTGTGTCTCGCGTTCCTCGCGACCGTCACCCTGCCCGCGGACATCACGCTGTTCGCCCGCGCGGTGGCGCACCTGGGCCCCGGTCACTCCCCCGCCGTGCGTCTCGACGCGACGGCCGTCGTGGTCGCGCTCGGCGGGGTGCATGTGTTGTGGGCCCGCACGTGGTGGCGCGACCGCCGCGGCCGTCGGTCCTCGTAGCCGGTCCTCCCAGCCGGTCACCGGTCGTCCTAGCCCGGGAACATCCCGCCGGTGACGTTGACGAACGTGCCGGTGATGCCGCCCGCGTGGTCGGAGGCGAGGAAGGCGGCGGTCGCGGCGATCCCGGGGAGGGGGCGATGCGCCGCAGCCGTCCCACGGAGGTGGCCAGCTCGCTCACCCCGGAATAGAAGACGGCGGGCGGCGCCGGGACCAGCTCACGGACCTGCCGCCCGACCTCCTCGATGAGCTCCTGGGCGGTGTCCGAGGGCGCCGCCCGGCGCTTCCGGTACGCCCTCTGCCGACAGGCGGCCGAGCAGTACACGGAATGCCGCCCCTTGCGCCCGGTCCCCCCGGCCGGCGGCTTCCCGCACCCAGGACACACGCCGTCGACCACAGGAACCTCCAGGAATTGGGGAATTGGGGCCTTGGGAATCAGGGAATCACGTCACGCGCGGACGACGTGACGCTATCGCCGCTCCCCCCGCCCCGCGGCCGCCTCCCGCAAAGCCTCCGGCGGGAGCCGGCCGCCCGCCACGCGGGCCGGCCTGGCCGAGCACCGTCGCCCCGAACGCCAGTGCCATCCCCGCCACCTGCACCGGCGTCAGCGACTGCCCCAGCGCCGCCCAGCCGATGACGGCCGCGGTCAGCGGCGACAGCGGGCCGAGGAAGGTGACCTGGGTGGCGCCGAGTCGGCCGATGCCCCGGAACCAGAGCCAGTACGCCACCGCCGTGTTCGCCAGCGCGAGGTACAGGTATCCGCCGACCGCCCGGCCGTCCAGCGCGGGCGGCGCGCCCTCGACCAGGAGGGCGACCGGGACGATCAGCAGCCCGCCCGCCGTCAACTGCCAGGCGGTGAGCGCGAACGGACCGACCCCGTCCGGGCGGCCCCACCGCTTGGTGAGCACCGTGCCGGTGGACATCGACGCGGTCGCGGCGAGCGCGGCGAGAACCCCGACCGCGTCCAGCGCGCCCGCCGCCTTCAGCACGACGAGGCTGACACCGAGGGCCGCGCCGATACCGGTGAGGAGCGTCCGCAGGGTCGGGCGGTCACCGAGCAGCAGCGCCGCGAGGCCCGCGACGAACAGCGGCCCGACCGAGCCGACGACCGCCGCCATGCCGCCGGGCAGCCGATACGCGGAGAGGAACAGCAGCGGAAAGAAGGCGCCGATGTTCAGCGCGCCCAGCACCGCCGCCTTCCCCCACCAGGCGCCGCGCGGCAGCACCCGGGCCAGCGCGAGGAGCAGCAGCCCGGCGGGCAGGGCTCGCATCACCCCGGTGAACAGAGGGCGGTCGGCGGGGAGGAACTCCGTGGTGACGGCGTAGGTGCTGCCCCAGGAGAGGGGGGCCAGCGCGGTCAGGGCTATGAGGGCGGGACGGTTCGCGTTCGCGGCCATGGTGGGCACCCGATTCCAAAGTAGGTCAATGGAAAGTAGCTTAGCTCTAAGTAGCTTTTGGTCAAGCTACTTTCTCGTCAGCTACTTTCTTGCAGGCAACCGACCCCTCAGCGGATACTCGCCCCCATGAAGACGCCCCAGGACCCGGTCGACGCGATCATCGAGCAGTGGGCCACCGTCCGGCCGGACCTCGACACCGCCGCGATGGAGGTCTTCGGCCGCGTCTTCCGGCTCGCCCGCACGATGGGCGACCGGATGGAGAAGGCGTACGCGCCCTACGGGATCTCGCGCGGGGAGTTCGACGTGCTCGCGACCCTGCGTCGCTCGGACGCCCCGTACACCCTCTCGCCCCGGCAGCTCTCGGCGACGCTCATGCTCACCACCGGCGGCATGACCGGGCGCCTGGACAAGCTGGAACGCGCGGGGCTGCTACGACGCTCCCCCGACCCGCACGACCGGCGCGGACTCCAGGTGACGCTCACGGACAAGGGGCTGCGACTCATCGACGAGGCCGTCGGCGCGGGGCTCGCCGTCCAGACGGAGGCCCTGGCCCACCTCGACGAGGAACGAGCCGGTCAACTGGCCGCCCTGTTGCGCGAGTTGCTGACGGGCGTCGGCGCGTAGGTTCTCGGCGAGCCCCCGAGCCCGGCCCTGAGAGCCTCAGCCCGCCGTGGCGACCCGGCTCGACCTGACGCGTATCACGGCGAGCCGGCCCAGGACCTGAGCCAGTGCCATCAGCAGCAGCGCGGCGGTCCAGGCGGCGGAACCGGTGATCAGGTTGTCCTGGCTGAACCGCGCCAGGCTCCCGGAACCACCATGAGTGGCCCAGTACTCGAATCCGGCGCGCGAGGCCATGCCGACGATCCACAGGAGCGCGGCGAGTACCCCGGCGCGGGCGAACGCGATCCCGTCCGAGGCGCGGCTCAGCCGGGTGGCCGCGCCGCAGGCGACGCCCAGGGCCGCGCCGGCGACGACACCGGCGATGTCGAGTCCGAGGTCGTGCCCTTGGGTCGGGAAGGACTTGAGGTAATAGGCGGCTGCGGCGGCGACGGCCACGAGCGGCAGCAGCGTGTGATGCAGCGTCTGCCGGACGCCTCGGATCTGCGGGATTACGAGGAGGATGAGGGATGCGGAGATCACGTAGTCGGTCGTCGTCATGCCCATGAGCTTGCGCTTCACGACGCGGAACCACCTCGGCTCCAGGGTGGAGCCGAGGGTGGGTTTCCGCCTCAACCCACGGGTTGAGATCCGGGATCCGTCTTCAGTGATCCTTGGACGATGGCGGCGCTACTGGCCGGGGTCGCCGTCGCCCCGCTGGTCGTCGCCGTCGTAGTACACGTACTGATCGATGTCCAGGGACGCCCCGGCCCGGGCAAGCCAGGCCAGCAGGGTCACGCCCAGGAAGATGCCCTTCTGCCGCGGGTCATCGGGATCGGTGAGCTCCTGGACGATTACCAGGGAGACGTCGGCGTCTCCGGAGCCGGCCAGTCGCCCCAGGGCCGCGGCGAACTCCGGCCCCCAGCCGAGAACCACCGGTGCGAGATCCTCCGGCCGCCCCGGGCCGCCCGCGGCCGAGACGTGCCGGATCCAGGTGGCATGCGCGCGCGGCGGGGACCGGGGGCGTCTACGGCTGCCGATCGCGGTGGCTTCGTCGGGCCCGGTCCCCAGTCGCGCGGAGATCTCCTCCGGTTGCAGGGACTCGCTGACCACTCTCAGGTACATCCGGAACGCGCTCACGGCCGGTACCTGTAATTCGTCGGAACCAAGACCTTCCCGTCCTTGCTCACGAGGACGACCCTGCCCTCGCCGTCGCGCATCGCGTCGAACCGCGACACGTTGTTCCTCCCCACCCAATCGGGCGGTCACCCTCGCGTCACTCCCGCCCCGGGCAAGGTCAGTTCGAAGGCGGATCCTCGCCCAGCGCCGCCGCCAACGCCCGCTCGACGGCCGCCGCGTCGGGGGATTCGGCGGCCCAGGCCACGTATCCGTCGGGCCGCACCAGCAGGGTCGTACGCCGGTCGCTCGCCCAGCTCTCCACGGCGAGACGGTCCTTGCGGCCCTTGAGGTCGTCCAGGCCGTACGCCCGGACGACCGCCGTCGGTGCGACGAGGACGAACCGGCCGCCGCGCAGGGCCTCGTAGAGGCGGCCGCCCTTCAGAGTGACATCGGGGACCCGGGTGCCGACGAGGGCGTGCGAGCCGCGCGGGGCCCGGTAGGCGAAGCCGATGCCGGTGATCTGACCCGCCGCCTTCCGGCGCACGGGGCCGACGCCGTCGAGGACCGTGGTGAACGCGGAGCGCAGCGCCAGCGTCCAGGGGTACTTGGCCATCGCGAGCCGGACGATCCCGCCGCTGCTGCGCAGCACCGCCTTGCCGACGGGGTGGCGCTCGGCCTGGTAGGTGTCCAACAGGTCCGTGTCCGCGTGGCCGTTGACGACCAGCGCGAGCTTCCAGCTGAGGTTCGCCGCGTCCTGGAGGCCGGTGTTCATGCCCTGCCCGCCGGCCGGGGTGTGGACATGGGCGGCGTCACCGGCGAGAAAGACCCGGCCGACCCGGTACGCGGGTGCCTGGCGCTCGTCGCTGTGGAAGCGGGACATCCAGCGGGCGTCGTGCATGCCGTAGTCATGGCCGAGGGAGAGCCGGACGATCTCCTTGACCTCGTCGAGTTCGAGCGGCGCGCTGTCGGGGACGTCGCGACCGCGGTGCCAGCCGATCACGCGGTAGTAGCCGTCGCCGAAGGGCACCATGAAGGCGAAGGCCTCGCCGACGGCGTTGGCGGTGAGGATCGACTCCGGCTCCTCGGCGAGCAGGACGTCGGCGAGGACGACGGACCGGATGACCGACTTCCCGGGGAACGGCAGCCCCACCGCCTCACGCACCGCGCTGCGCATCCCGTCCGCCCCGACCACGTACGCGGCCGCCAGCTCTCCCGCCGCCCCGTCCGCACCGCGGACTTCGAGCGTGACGCCCGCCGCGTCCTGGCGCAGTCCGGTCACCTCGGTCTCGTACACGAACCGCACCCCGGCCTCGACCGCCCGCCGCTCCAACGCCCGCTCCACCTCGTACTGCGGGATCACGAGCAGGTGGTTGAAGCGGGAGGGGAGCGTGTCGAGGGCGACGGAGAGCCGGCCGAAGAGGCGGATGCGGTCGACGGTCCGGCCGTGACTCTCCAGCTCGTCGGCGAGACCGCGGGCGTCGAGCTGCTCCAGGGTGCGGGCGTGCAGGACGAAGGCGCGGGAGAGGTTGCTGATCCCGTGCGGGCGCTTCTCGACGAGGGTCACGGGGACACCGGCGGCGGCGAGGTCCCCGGCCAGCAGGAGGCCGGTGGGGCCGGCGCCGACGACGATCACGTTCCGGGACCCGGTGGTGCCGTTCACCTTGCCGTTCGTCTTGCCGTTCATGGCGGCCTCCTGATGCCGGCACCCGCTGGTCAACATTTGTTGGCCAACGCTTGTTTACCAAGATAGGGAGCCCACTCTGGACTGTCAACAACTGTTGGCCTACGGTTGTTGGCATGCCCGACAAGGAACTCCCCGCCCCCGCCGCGTCCCCCGCGGCCCGCCGTTCGGACACCACCCGCACCGCCATCCTCACCGCCGCGCGCGAACGCTTCGCGGCCGACGGCTACGAGCGCGCCACGATCCGCTCGATCGCCAAGGACGCACGGATCGATCCGTCGATGGTGATGCGGTACTACGGCTCGAAGGAAGGACTGTTCGCCGCGGTCCTCGACGTCGACCTGCGGCTGCCGGACCCGGTCGGGCTGGACCCGCACGAGGCGGGCCGCGTCCTGGTGGGCCACTTCCTCGACCTCTGGGAGGAGAACGAGGTCCTCACCGTGCTGCTCCGGGTCGGCGTGACCAATCCGGACGGCGCCGCGCGCATGCAGGGCATCTTCCGGGACCAGCTCATGCCGGTCGCGCTGCGCGTGTGCCCCGACCCGGAGCAGGCGCCGGCACGGGCCGCGCTGACCGCCTCACAGGTGCTGGGCATGGCGATGGCCCGCTACGTCCTGCGGTTCCCGCCCGCCGTCGCACTGCCCCGCGAGGAGGTCGTGGCGTGGCTGGCGCCGACGGTGCAGCGGTATCTCACGGCGCCGCATCCGTAACGGGCCCCGAAAACACGTCGGGGGACTCCGAAAACACGTCGAGGGAGTCCCCGCACCCGGTGGGTGCGCGGACTCCCTCGATCGAGAAGGATCCAGGCCTCGGCGCGCGACCGGGGCTCCAGGAAGCGACCCGGAATCAGGTCCGCTTCGGCTGCTTGTCGGACTTGTCCAGGACCATCACGAGGCCCGCGATGACCAGGAACAGGACGATCGGCGTCACGACGTAGAG
This portion of the Streptomyces mirabilis genome encodes:
- a CDS encoding TetR family transcriptional regulator — translated: MPDKELPAPAASPAARRSDTTRTAILTAARERFAADGYERATIRSIAKDARIDPSMVMRYYGSKEGLFAAVLDVDLRLPDPVGLDPHEAGRVLVGHFLDLWEENEVLTVLLRVGVTNPDGAARMQGIFRDQLMPVALRVCPDPEQAPARAALTASQVLGMAMARYVLRFPPAVALPREEVVAWLAPTVQRYLTAPHP